ACTCTGTAATGTGATTTGATGACAGTTCATGTTGCTTAAAAATGTGCAATTATATTCCTCTAGTTTAGGAGAAAAACCTTAGTAGTGTACGCTCCTCTCACAATGTTGCGTTGGTCTTACTCGGTATGAAAGTTTAACAAGTGCATGAAAATTGTATTTTGATATCACTTTACATTATGTTATATTTTATGGGTGAAAAATGACAATGAGTGAGATAACAAGACATGTGGAACACATCCAAAACTGTTAATAttgtgtttgggcccaaaataacagtttgggccgagtgtagggtcattctcggcccgggaggccttgcgacaagaataccacggatcgttcagtacgtgggcctccaaacctaggtcggctaggtcataacgtaagaggtcgaatcctagtgcaataaggagtctcggcaggacccggaagcgaatccggctcaggtaaaggactaggttcacagtccTAGTGAaggtaggactggtcgagttgatGCTGATCAGGGAAAGaaaacctagtccgagtaggtttttaactcgaccttggggggagccatcgctataaatagaagaggttgcACATCATTCaagcccctgcaaatcaatacaaaattgccctgcgcaaactctcacaacttgtgatttttctttttcctttttcgctgacacatcttccgttggcatcaacaacactgtgaaagcaaccggtgatatcttaagtcggcatagatagctctgtcaccgtagaatcgaTCGGTcttgcagtatcttccgttggcatcaacagcactgcggcgagaacggttgattacctatccaagtctcggtcgagaagggtttctgaacccttgttggtcgaggtcatcttatcagccttctcggcgaagtgaggtgttacagttattacattcggcacattgaaagccgaatttgatattgaacttcgtaagaatagtaaccttgtcttcaggtttgagagcccaagaggccgagacgtgttcctttctcggccgcaatcgcaagacgcagaagtcaatAGCGCgactcaacgcaacatcaacaaatttactcctcgaccgagctcggccgacgagttggcacgccccgcattcaccgaaggacgtagttagctcattaattactcggcctgcgcgccacgtaggctttgtagtttttagggtcaatatATTGCTATTTTACTATATAAACGTCATAATCGAAATTATTATCTCgttattataatttaaatatCACCTCGTGAACTTAGTTAGTGTTTTAGTTTGGAGGTATTACTCTACATTTGTAAGTAAGaagttttaaattcaaattttatgaatgtttatgctaATTTATTCTCTCCCATAAAAATATGTCAttgtttgaaacaaaaaaaacccatctcTGGAGAATTCATTCAATTTGATGAGGATTGTTTAATCATCCatctaaattaataaattaattaacaattcaATTGTAAGGATGCTACTTATTATTACAATTGTACTGTCAATTTGTTCGACACACACTGATGactaaattgtttttgaattaaataattattttcaaatgtCATAAATTTAAgtgatgataaaaaaaatgattgatTTTGACTATAACGTTTGTATGATAAAACGATGTCACATTAGGCCGGGAAGAAAGATTTTCGTTCGTAGCGGAGGAGGAAAGTATTATTCATATTGAAATGAGCTTGTGGAATGAGCCCAAGCTTATGGTTGGGAAAGCAATGAGCCACAAATGGTTCCAATTTGCAGCCTTAAGATGTATTTAATGAACTTGTTTTAATATCAAGTGGTGAACAAACAACTGCTTATCAATAGGAAGACGTTCTTCTTTACAGATAAATTACAATTTGAAATATGCACATAAATATTTATTTGGTAATTTTAATTAGTTAAGTGATGAGATTTCTGAGATTGTGGTTTGCATGTTACAATTCTAATAGAAAATGTAGGATATTAACACCTTATATAACTTATCCCTTctaattttccaaaaatataaaattcctTTGTACATACTTTCATTTCTTACTTTGACATAACTTGAATTTTATTAGTTTACTTTCATTTCATAATTTGGTGTACTAGTTTGTGCATCCAATGGGTTTCAGTTCAGCTTGTGTGTCACAATTGGGCTCCGACCAATTCGGCCTTGTTTCCAATGGGTCAATGGCCCAGCTCGTTGCCTCtgtcatttttatttcattttctctttACACCCATCAcatttcaaagaattcaaaagttttcaatttgaactttttattcactcacgtaattattaataattttcttttggtAAATGATGTTTGTTGAATTACTCcaaggttatttttcttttttaaattttcatatttttaatatttttaatatcaaATTTCGATGAACTACCAAAATAAAATCAGGAATGAGATTCATTATCGCTTACGTTTGGAATGTTTACTTGCATTATATTACATTAAAAGGGTTGTTGAGTGAGATGGGTTAGGGAATCATGGCCCTTCAAAAGCGAAGTGCATAATATATATGAACCCTCAATTATGCTACATAAATGTATCATGGAccctaaaaaattataaaatcggACTAAATTATAACATAAGAAACTCAGAGTACTTAAAATTAaacaagaagaaataaaatGGCACTGCCTCTATCCTGGCACTTAGAGTGATATCATCTCACCAACCGGCCAAACTTAAGAAAGAAGGAACATACAAAAACCAACCAAACTAATGACACTCCACAAAGCCACAACAAGAGAGCTAGAGTGGCTAATCCCAACACCAGTTGTTGAGGATGTGGTACTTGCAGGGGTTGTAACTGTAGAGTTACCGCCGGAACCACCGGATGCTGAATTACTGGATGGTGCTGCGGTTGATCCTGACCCTACAGACACAGAAAGCTTCATCCCCATACCGCAATGCCCAATCGTAGCGCAAATGTAGTTATGAGTCCCGGCAGTCTTGAGGAGGATGGTGGTGGCTCCGCTGCTATCACTTGTAATTGAATTTCCCACAGTGCATGTTTTGTAGTCAC
Above is a window of Malus sylvestris chromosome 15, drMalSylv7.2, whole genome shotgun sequence DNA encoding:
- the LOC126601283 gene encoding blue copper protein-like, giving the protein MARIGGLALVVAMVMVPSCLATVYTVGDSSGWASGVDYTTWTSGKTFKVGDSLVFNYGSGHTVDEVTASDYKTCTVGNSITSDSSGATTILLKTAGTHNYICATIGHCGMGMKLSVSVGSGSTAAPSSNSASGGSGGNSTVTTPASTTSSTTGVGISHSSSLVVALWSVISLVGFCMFLLS